A part of Prionailurus viverrinus isolate Anna chromosome E1, UM_Priviv_1.0, whole genome shotgun sequence genomic DNA contains:
- the EPN3 gene encoding epsin-3 has product MTTSALRRQVKNIVHNYSEAEIKVREATSNDPWGPPSSLMSEIADLTFNTVAFAEVMGMLWRRLNDSGKNWRHVYKALTLLDYLLKTGSERVAHQCRENLYTIQTLKDFQYIDRDGKDQGVNVREKVKQVMALLRDEERLRQERTHALKTKERMALEGMGIGSGQLGLGRRHGSPSSYNSSSSSPRYTSDLEQARPQTSGEEELHLQLALAMSREEAEKPIPPASHRDEDLQLQLALRLSRQEHEKEVRSWRAEDSPVANGAGAAVRRWQDKEPEREEGKEEKLKTSQSSILDLADIFVPAPAPPSTRCSADPWDIPGLRPNTEPSGSSWGPSADPWSPVPSGSALSRSQPWDLPPMLSSSEPWGWTPVLPARPPSTDLWAQNSPHHQLPDTGADPWGASVETSNAPALGGTSPFDPFANPPVSAETKEGPECAQALPSGKPGSPVELDLFGDPIPSSKQNGTKEPESFDLCVLEEALTQPSKEARACRTPESFLGPSASSLVNLDSLVKAPQAAKTRNPFLTGLSAPSPTNPFGGSEQARPTLNQMRTGSPALGLAAGGPVGAPLGSMTYSASLPLPLSSVPAGVTLPASVSVFPQAGAFTPPPASLPQPLLPTSGSAGPLQPPPQPGTNPFL; this is encoded by the exons ATGACGACCTCAGCGCTGCGGCGCCAGGTGAAGAACATCGTGCACAACTACTCGGAGGCCGAGATCAAGGTGCGCGAGGCCACCAGCAATGACCCGTGGGGCCCGCCCAGCTCGCTCATGTCGGAGATTGCCGACCTGACCTTCAACACGGTGGCCTTCGCCGAGGTCATGGGCATGCTGTGGCGGCGGCTCAACGACAGCGGCAAGAACTGGCGGCACGTGTACAAGGCGCTAACGCTGCTGGACTACCTGCTCAAGACGGGCTCCGAGAGGGTGGCCCACCAGTGCCGCGAGAACCTCTACACCATCCAGACGCTCAAGGACTTCCAGTACATCGACCGTGACGGCAAGGACCAGGGCGTCAACGTGCGCGAGAAGGTCAAGCAGGTGATGGCCTTGCTTAGGGACGAGGAGCGCCTCCGGCAGGAGCGGACCCACGCCCTCAAGACCAAGGAGCGCATGGCGCTGGAGGGCATGGGCATCGGCAGCGGGCAGCTGGGCCTGGGCCGCCGCCACGGATCCCCGTCCTCCTACAACT CCTCCTCCTCATCCCCCCGCTACACGTCCGACTTGGAGCAGGCCCGGCCCCAGACATCAGGAGAAGAGGAGTTGCATCTGCAGCTGGCCCTGGCCATGAGCCGCGAGGAGGCTGAGAAG CCCATCCCCCCAGCCTCCCACAGGGATGAGGACCTGCAGCTGCAGCTGGCTCTGCGCCTGAGCCGGCAGGAGCACGAGAAG GAGGTGAGGTCCTGGCGGGCAGAGGACTCCCCTGTGGCCAATGGTGCTGGGGCTGCAGTTCGCCGTTGGCAAGacaaagagccagagagagaagagggaaaggaggagaagctGAAAACCAGCCAG tCTTCCATTCTGGACTTGGCAGACATCTTTGTAcctgccccggccccgccctccaCACGCTGCTCTGCTGACCCATGGGACATCCCAG GTCTCAGGCcgaacacagagcccagtggctCCTCCTGGGGGCCTTCCGCAGACCCCTGGTCTCCTGTCCCCTCGGGAAGTGCCCTGTCCAGAAGCCAGCCCTGGGACTTGCCCCCTATGCTCTCCTCCTCAGAGCCCTGGGGCTGGACCCCAGTGCTGCCTGCCAGACCCCCATCCACAGACCTCTGGGCACAGAACTCCCCCCATCACCAACTCCCCGACACTGGGGCTGACCCTTGGGGAGCCTCAGTGGAGACCTCCAATGCACCTG CTCTAGGTGGTACCTCACCTTTTGACCCATTTGCCAACCCTCCAGTATCCGCAGAGACCAAGGAGGGGCCGGAGTGTGCCCAGGCCCTGCCTTCGGGAAAGCCCGGCAGTCCTGTGG AGCTGGACCTGTTTGGAGACCCCATTCCCAGTTCCAAGCAAAATGGCACCAAGGAGCCAGAATCCTTTGACCTGTGTGTACTGGAGGAAGCGCTAACCCAGCCCAGTAAGGAGGCCCGAGCATGCCGGACTCCTGAGTCTTTCCTGGGCCCTTCGGCCTCCTCCTTGGTCAACCTTGATTCATTAGTCAAGGCGCCCCAGGCTGCAAAGACGCGAAACCCTTTTCTGACAG GTCTCAGCGCTCCATCCCCCACCAACCCGTTCGGTGGGAGCGAGCAGGCCAGGCCGACCCTGAACCAGATGCGCACCGGGTCGCCCGCGCTAGGCTTGGCGGCCGGCGGGCCGGTCGGGGCGCCCTTGGGCTCCATGACCTACAgcgcctccctgcctctcccgcTCAGCAGCGTGCCAGCCGGCGTGACCCTCCCCGCCTCGGTCAGCGTCTTCCCGCAGGCCGGCGCCTTCACGCCGCCGCCTGCGAGCCTGCCACAGCCCCTGttgcccacgtcgggctccgcgGGGCCGCTCCAGCCGCCCCCGCAACCCGGCACCAACCCCTTCCTCTGA